The Babylonia areolata isolate BAREFJ2019XMU chromosome 17, ASM4173473v1, whole genome shotgun sequence genome has a window encoding:
- the LOC143291562 gene encoding uncharacterized protein LOC143291562: MGNYCSGKQAKKEARLEESERPMERLDDCNPPGVGGTVGLDSIHVDLKEGEVVTGDATVSKGLKEEELVVVNRAEDLAREVEAKAQAQQQVAEDAAKKAEGDAAQLNTQALLAVAEDKGAVEMVSEEAGAKMREALAAGGAAVREAAAGARQYAEDRAEQGRRAAEQSARVTADSAAASVNEAVTGLNSSSVLGTAHSLTQQAEATQAHAVSDAQAAKDDAEHAANAVREEASRASQEQVDAALEAAGSKVEDAAGRVEAAVEEGRHQGVDSLERITDQAQAAAAQVDASVEGGQEKAAHVVGSVKDQVEAKVDEVTSAVDEGKQAAADTAQLAKAQAEMTVCHVTAVTEGEKQAAADTVTGAQDEASAAVEESKEQLSAGAAILKDSAAAAAEEAESDVVDQAEDKVKEMEACASEQLQSAMDAKDAVVTSAVQATDQAQQSAGDAVEVANQQVCHTKEALKQKAEETMVTANQQVCHTQEAVKQEAEAVKQEAKDTVEAVKQEAEDKAEVVKQEAEDTVEAVKQEAEDTVEAVEAVKQEAEDTVEAVKQEAKDTVAAVKQEAEDTVEAVKQEAEDTEEGLKQEAEDVETVDREMGETQEAASTDMTSVTSVDMSAENAAAAVSQKVEDVKEDVGGEVEEAELTVSQAARDSVAAANQVVLHSEEAVRQTAEDAVGTASVSADLDTAMKAEAAEESATDMATAVEESATDIATAVEESATDMATAVEESATNMATAVEESATDMATAVEKTATDMAIAAEDSNTDVAESVEDSATDEEKAVKSATDVAESVEDSTIDMSESPGDSNTDEGKAVKSATDVAESAEESTTDVTESAEDSTTDVANAVEDSATDVADSVKGTVQQAVLDAAAAASSEKVVDTAQELMENIISEAAGKTQASFSEETESTQTRAEAAEEKAVRFGQHVELASSEAATQLDESPSEAVTEQAPGVQAVAEQATEDASSEVGDEAVDTETPAEGKKASTKKRIRFGDEADAAAPEEGQKSEADLFQKLWDAGNALVQEALQAGLQTVAAEAEASEAVGDADMDSAQEAAQVPTQEAEDVSSRGGEHQEPAEEATTEVDVAGDEGVSEDEMRSPPRKVGGVTFCQEIPEITIRQSSLQEGEITPSDEVSYPPLDEDEMVLPSPTQAQAPADLALGGATEASYEGRGEEEEEVEVSSSSSSPSTESGVTDQETASSPYEVGVPPTPAPTPGLDEDTLRKVACQVTQQAVQEAICIVNKNGLGTSCSSSTPSSSSSSSPSESSLCSPPDTTTTTPTSAPAADQPQLKDTATPAGDGGLQTSPRPPPSSSASSPSCEAEEKMQQQKPPLSSPAPETQPASTPAAPAAPTADHEADDEEQQQQQQPVVGMGSEEKRVTFSSPADNLLASPTPLSSSFPDNDASTGSTSGVDGEERLPSSVEEEDVDALIHSNNDNDDDGAQDEVTGLPPTASSPVATGGGDNNNVSVPSSPPPPSASKLPPSSPPPPSGLPFKSAAEHVTDPLPSPPPSPPSSIPPAPVAAAAPMANGEGGIPMEVGVDEDGGGVSGASPPAPSDALGAAEALI; this comes from the coding sequence atggGTAACTACTGCTCGGGCAAGCAGGCCAAGAAAGAGGCCAGGCTGGAGGAGAGCGAGCGGCCCATGGAACGCCTGGATGATTGCAAccccccgggggtggggggtactgtgGGGCTGGACAGCATCCACGTGGACCTGAAGGAAGGTGAGGTGGTGACTGGGGATGCCACAGTGTCGAAAGggctgaaggaggaggagttggtggtggtgaaccGTGCCGAGGACCTGGCCAGGGAAGTGGAGGCCAAAGCCCAGGCCCAACAACAGGTCGCGGAGGACGCCGCCAAGAAGGCTGAGGGTGACGCCGCCCAGTTGAACACACAGGCCCTGCTGGCAGTGGCAGAGGATAAGGGCGCGGTGGAGATGGTCTCGGAGGAAGCGGGAGCCAAGATGAGGGAAGCGCTGGCAGCCGGCGGGGCGGCAGTGAGAGAGGCAGCGGCAGGAGCCAGGCAGTATGCTGAGGACAGGGCGGAGCAGGGCAGGAGGGCGGCGGAACAGTCTGCTCGGGTTACGGCCGACTCTGCTGCGGCGTCCGTCAACGAAGCCGTGACCGGCCTGAATAGCAGCAGCGTCCTGGGCACCGCACACTCCCTCACGCAGCAAGCTGAAGCGACACAAGCACATGCCGTGTCGGACGCCCAAGCAGCCAAGGACGACGCAGAACACGCAGCGAACGCTGTGCGAGAAGAAGCCAGCAGAGCCAGCCAGGAGCAGGTGGACGCGGCGCTGGAAGCAGCTGGAAGTAAAGTGGAAGATGCTGCAGGCAGGGTAGAAGCAGCCGTGGAGGAAGGCAGACACCAGGGTGTGGACAGCCTGGAGAGGATCACGGACCAGGCACAGGCAGCCGCCGCTCAGGTTGACGCCTCAGTGGAAGGAGGACAGGAGAAGGCCGCACACGTTGTGGGCAGCGTCAAAGACCAGGTGGAAGCGAAAGTCGATGAAGTGACGTCAGCTGTGGATGAAGGGAAACAAGCGGCTGCAGACACTGCACAGCTGGCAAAAGCCCAGGCCGAGATGACAGTCTGCCACGTAACCGCCGTCACAGAGGGTGAAAAGCAAGCAGCAGCTGACACAGTGACTGGCGCACAGGACGAGGCCTCTGCAGCTGTGGAAGAGTCCAAAGAACAGCTGTCTGCTGGAGCAGCGATCTTGAAGGATAgcgcagctgctgcagcagaggAGGCGGAATCAGATGTGGTGGATCAGGCCGAAGACAAGGTGAAGGAGATGGAAGCCTGTGCATCGGAACAACTCCAGTCCGCAATGGATGCCAAGGATGCAGTTGTGACCTCGGCCGTGCAGGCTACAGACCAGGCACAGCAGTCTGCCGGAGATGCTGTAGAAGTGGCAAACCAGCAAGTGTGCCACACAAAAGAAGCCTTGAAACAGAAAGCTGAGGAAACCATGGTGACAGCAAACCAGCAAGTGTGCCACACACAGGAAGCTGTGAAAcaggaagctgaagctgtgaaaCAGGAAGCCAAAGACACTGTGGAAGCTGTAAAACAGGAAGCCGAAGACAAGGCAGAAGTTGTGAAACAGGAAGCCGAAGACACAGTGGAAGCTGTAAAACAGGAAGCCGAAGACACAGTGGAAGCTGTGGAAGCTGTAAAACAGGAAGCCGAAGACACTGTGGAAGCTGTAAAACAGGAAGCCAAAGACACGGTGGCAGCTGTGAAACAGGAAGCTGAAGACACTGTGGAAGCTGTGAAACAGGAAGCTGAAGACACGGAGGAAGGCCTGAAACAGGAAGCTGAAGACGTGGAAACGGTGgacagggagatgggggagacccAGGAGGCCGCCTCCACTGACATGACCTCTGTGACCTCTGTGGACATGTCTGCCGAGAACGCTGCAGCGGCCGTCAGTCAGAAGGTGGAAGACGTGAAGGAAGATGTTGGAGGGGAAGTGGAAGAAGCCGAGCTAACTGTCAGCCAGGCAGCACGAGACAGTGTGGCGGCAGCCAATCAGGTGGTGCTGCACAGTGAGGAAGCCGTCAGGCAGACAGCGGAGGACGCAGTGGGGACAGCCAGTGTCAGTGCAGATTTAGACACAGCCATGAAGGCAGAGGCAGCTGAGGAATCCGCCACAGACATGGCAACAGCAGTTGAGGAATCAGCCACAGACATAGCAACAGCAGTTGAGGAATCAGCCACTGACATGGCAACAGCAGTTGAGGAATCAGCCACAAACATGGCAACAGCAGTTGAGGAATCAGCCACAGACATGGCAACAGCAGTTGAGAAAACAGCCACAGACATGGCAATAGCAGCCGAGGACTCAAACACAGACGTGGCAGAATCAGTTGAAGACTCAGCCACAGACGAGGAAAAAGCAGTTAAATCAGCCACAGATGTGGCGGAATCAGTTGAGGACTCGACCATAGACATGTCAGAATCACCCGGGGACTCCAACACAGACGAGGGAAAAGCAGTTAAATCAGCCACAGATGTGGCAGAATCAGCCGAGGAATCAACCACTGATGTGACAGAATCAGCCGAGGACTCAACCACAGACGTGGCAAATGCAGTTGAGGACTCAGCTACAGATGTGGCAGACAGTGTGAAAGGCACTGTGCAACAGGCTGTCTTGGATGCCGCCGCAGCCGCCAGCAGTGAAAAAGTGGTGGACACTGCTCAAGAACTGATGGAGAACATCATCTCCGAAGCAGCCGGCAAAACCCAGGCCTCCTTCAGCGAGGAAACAGAGTCCACACAGACCAGAGCAGAGGCTGCTGAAGAAAAGGCCGTCCGCTTCGGCCAGCATGTGGAGCTAGCGTCCAGCGAGGCCGCTACGCAACTGGATGAGTCCCCAAGTGAAGCAGTCACAGAGCAAGCACCTGGCGTGCAGGCAGTAGCTGAGCAGGCCACAGAGGATGCCAGCAGTGAGGTTGGGGATGAGGCAGTGGATACGGAAACCCCAGCTGAGGGGAAAAAGGCCAGCACCAAAAAGAGAATCCGGTTTGGAGACGAGGCTGACGCAGCAGCGCCAGAGGAGGGGCAGAAGAGTGAGGCGGACCTTTTCCAGAAGCTGTGGGACGCTGGCAACGCTCTGGTGCAGGAGGCTCTGCAGGCGGGGTTACAGACTGTGGCCGCTGAGGCGGAAGCGTCAGAAGCCGTCGGCGATGCTGACATGGACAGCGCCCAGGAGGCGGCCCAAGTCCCCACCCAGGAGGCGGAAGACGTGAGCAGCAGGGGCGGGGAGCACCAGGAGCCGGCAGAGGAAGCCACCACCGAAGTGGACGTGGCTGGTGATGAGGGAGTTTCTGAGGATGAAATGAGGTCACCACCACGTAAGGTGGGTGGTGTGACGTTCTGTCAGGAAATCCCGGAAATCACAATCCGACAGAGCTCGCTGCAGGAAGGCGAGATCACTCCTTCGGACGAGGTCAGCTACCCGCCCCTCGACGAAGACGAGATGGTTCTTCCTTCCCCGACCCAGGCCCAGGCCCCGGCAGACCTCGCACTGGGTGGCGCCACAGAGGCATCCtatgaggggaggggtgaggaggaggaggaggtggaggtgtcctcctcctcctcctcccccagcacAGAGTCAGGGGTCACAGATCAGGAGACGGCGTCCTCCCCATATGAAGTGGGCGTACCCCCGACCCCGGCCCCTACCCCTGGTCTGGATGAGGACACGCTGAGGAAGGTGGCCTGCCAGGTGACCCAGCAGGCTGTGCAGGAAGCCATCTGCATCGTCAACAAGAACGGGCTAGgcacctcctgctcctcctccaccccttcctcctcctcctcctcctccccctctgaaagcagcctctgctcacccccagacaccaccaccaccaccccaacctcgGCCCCTGCTGCGGACCAGCCACAGCTGAAGGACACTGCCACACCGGCCGGCGACGGGGGCCTGCAGACGTCTCCtcgtccccctccttcctcctccgcctcctccccctcctgtgaAGCGGAGGAGAAGATGCAGCAGCAAAAGCCGCCCTTGTCATCCCCGGCGCCAGAGACTCAGCCGGCCTCCACTCCCGCTGCCCCTGCCGCGCCCACCGCCGACCACGAAGCCGACGacgaagagcagcagcagcagcagcagcctgtgGTGGGGATGGGAAGTGAGGAAAAGAGGGTGACCTTCTCTTCTCCCGCCGACAACCTCCtggcctcccctacccccctctcctcctccttccccgacAACGACGCCAGCACCGGCAGCACCAGCGGCGTCGACGGTGAAGAACGACTGCCGTCCTCGGTGGAGGAAGAAGACGTGGACGCCCTGATCCAcagtaacaacgacaacgacgacgatggcgCCCAAGACGAGGTTACCGGCCTGCCACCCACAGCCTCCTCCCCCGTGGCCACTGGCGGTggggacaacaacaacgtcagcgtgccttcttctcctcctcctccttctgcttccaagctccccccttcctcccctcctcccccatccggACTCCCTTTTAAGTCTGCTGCTGAGCACGTGACGGACCCCCTCCCCTCGCCACCACCGTCCCCgccctcctccattcccccaGCCCCTGTTGCGGCCGCCGCCCCCATGGCCAACGGAGAGGGGGGCATCCCGATGGAGGTCGGGGTGgatgaggatggtgggggggtctCCGGGGCTTCCCCTCCAGCCCCGTCTGATGCCCTGGGGGCTGCTGAGGCTTTGATATGA